From the Oleiharenicola lentus genome, one window contains:
- a CDS encoding GspE/PulE family protein, whose translation MAAETDMLPAALRTRLSEDQRRTLAESPRDRRLTALATALGGDEPIALDALATATGLPVQRDLKPDPEGIPLLPARLTRDFLIVPILAAEPNGVLTLATTWPADDVVRDWLATFTQRPLRWVLAPTDRINQLIVECYGVGAGSLENDDDLPELAVNSLASDNEADEEAAVVRFVTEVISQAIEDGATDIHFEPQEGQLRIRYRVDGLLVPVPLPENLIRYQDAIISRLKIMARLNISEKRLPQDGRINFRAAGNTLDIRVSTIPTIYAESVSLRLLNLRREAYTMDRLGMDAGEQAAVRRVLGFPHGIILVTGPTGSGKSTSLNAFLREINSTDLRIVTVEDPIEYEVPGANQIQVRPEIGLTFASALRHILRQDPDVIMVGEVRDRETADIAIRASLTGHLVFSTLHTNDAPGAITRLTDMGIEPFLITSAVELVIAQRLVRRLCEHCAKPTPVDLTKLRDSLSILGLDHAEADGVNQLLAPVGCDRCRQTGFRGRVGLFEILEPVPELHDLVIKRESTRTLAKCAREHGMRTLQQSGWQKVRSGLTTIDEVLRVITVSDH comes from the coding sequence ATGGCCGCCGAGACCGACATGCTGCCGGCCGCGTTGCGGACCCGGCTCAGCGAGGACCAACGCCGCACCCTCGCCGAATCGCCCCGCGACCGCCGGCTCACCGCCCTCGCCACAGCCCTGGGCGGCGATGAACCCATCGCGCTCGACGCCCTCGCCACGGCCACCGGCCTGCCCGTGCAGCGCGACCTGAAGCCCGACCCGGAAGGCATCCCGCTGCTACCTGCCCGGCTCACCCGCGATTTCCTGATCGTGCCGATCCTGGCGGCGGAACCCAACGGCGTGCTGACCCTCGCCACGACCTGGCCGGCGGATGACGTGGTGCGCGACTGGCTGGCGACCTTCACCCAGCGCCCGTTGCGCTGGGTCCTCGCCCCCACCGACCGCATCAACCAGCTCATTGTCGAGTGCTACGGCGTCGGCGCCGGCAGCCTTGAAAACGACGACGACCTGCCCGAGCTGGCCGTCAACAGTCTCGCCTCCGACAACGAGGCCGACGAGGAGGCCGCCGTCGTGCGCTTTGTCACGGAAGTCATCTCGCAGGCCATCGAGGACGGCGCCACCGACATCCATTTCGAGCCGCAGGAGGGCCAGCTCCGCATCCGCTACCGCGTGGACGGCCTGCTCGTGCCCGTGCCGCTCCCGGAAAACCTCATCCGTTATCAGGACGCCATCATCTCGCGCCTCAAGATCATGGCACGCCTCAACATCTCCGAGAAGCGCCTGCCGCAGGACGGCCGCATCAACTTCCGCGCCGCCGGCAACACGCTCGACATCCGCGTGTCCACGATTCCGACGATCTACGCCGAGAGCGTGAGCCTCCGTCTCCTTAATCTGCGCCGCGAAGCCTACACGATGGACCGGCTCGGCATGGACGCCGGCGAACAGGCCGCCGTGCGCCGCGTGCTCGGTTTCCCGCACGGCATCATCCTCGTCACCGGCCCGACCGGCTCGGGCAAGTCCACCTCGCTGAACGCATTTCTCCGCGAGATCAATTCGACCGACCTGCGCATCGTTACCGTCGAAGACCCGATCGAATACGAGGTGCCCGGCGCCAACCAGATCCAGGTGCGCCCGGAGATCGGCCTCACCTTCGCCAGCGCGCTCCGCCACATCCTGCGCCAGGATCCTGACGTCATCATGGTCGGCGAGGTGCGCGACCGCGAGACCGCCGACATCGCCATCCGCGCCTCGCTCACCGGTCACTTGGTGTTCTCTACCCTCCACACCAACGACGCCCCCGGCGCCATCACCCGCCTGACCGACATGGGCATCGAGCCCTTCCTGATCACCTCCGCCGTCGAACTGGTCATCGCACAGCGCCTGGTACGCCGCCTGTGCGAACACTGCGCCAAGCCGACGCCGGTTGACCTGACCAAGCTGCGCGACTCGCTTTCCATTCTCGGCCTGGACCACGCCGAGGCCGATGGCGTGAACCAGCTGCTGGCCCCGGTCGGCTGCGACCGCTGCCGCCAGACCGGTTTCCGCGGCCGCGTGGGCCTGTTCGAAATTCTGGAACCGGTGCCCGAGCTGCACGACCTCGTGATCAAGCGCGAGTCCACCCGCACGCTGGCCAAGTGCGCCCGCGAACACGGCATGCGCACCCTGCAGCAGTCCGGCTGGCAGAAGGTCCGCTCCGGCCTCACGACGATCGACGAGGTGCTGCGCGTCATCACCGTTTCCGACCACTGA
- a CDS encoding secretin N-terminal domain-containing protein yields MKSPHFRLSLSALLLGGLLTPLFSQAQPGPASAPAATSGPMVGPIMLRDESIDQVLALIERWTGRTVLRPNTMPAATITLTLRESVTQAEAVQAVETLLNLNGIALTPLGTRFLKATPLALAKSEAPEFIEGSTLGLTPSGRIASKLFQLTFLRIGEFMPQVTALLNPAGGSAPIVFEKANAALITDSVSNLQRIETLVARLDQPILSSVQPKFYPLTFAKASDVVNKIRALFSGPLQSQIGTATTFNADDRTNQIILVSDPRQHGFFDELIGKLDVKSDPNTRNEVIYLKHAVAKDVAQILSQLVSGQNNAARSAGTDASRPLTGAAQAPGAQPAPAAPTPAPVAVTANTVNLSSLGLEAGSSNQFSSLLTILSEERSNSIVVSGTVDDVRLINELVTKIDVLLAQVRIEVVIAEVTLNDNASSGISELGLQVTDGKLVGFSSAGAGYNISNATFSAGTTDLTAAIGLSTTPRKTNAVILSQPNIMTTHNRKGEIFVGESRPTISSYINDNTTTAGGVGGYRSTVGQQEIGIELIVTPLIGTDGSVQLEIEQNVDDVLGEIEIDGNPQPRVGKRNTKSFVSARSGEIIVVGGLQRTSQTKRTNRLGPIPILGDLFGSRTRENARTDLVFFLRPTVLTNTSADGAAAIEQVEKFPKAQREKVREALDLSPPKS; encoded by the coding sequence ATGAAATCACCCCACTTCCGCCTTTCCCTGTCCGCGTTGCTGCTTGGTGGCCTGCTCACCCCGCTCTTTTCCCAAGCCCAACCCGGCCCCGCATCCGCCCCGGCGGCTACTTCCGGCCCGATGGTTGGCCCCATCATGCTGCGCGATGAGAGCATCGACCAGGTGTTGGCGCTGATCGAGCGCTGGACCGGCCGCACCGTGCTCCGTCCGAACACGATGCCGGCCGCCACGATCACCCTGACTCTGCGCGAGAGCGTCACCCAGGCCGAGGCCGTCCAAGCCGTCGAAACCCTCCTCAACCTCAACGGCATCGCGCTCACCCCGCTCGGCACCCGCTTCCTGAAGGCCACCCCGCTCGCCCTGGCCAAGTCCGAGGCCCCCGAGTTCATCGAGGGTTCCACCCTCGGTCTCACCCCCAGCGGCCGCATCGCCAGCAAGCTCTTCCAGCTGACTTTCCTCCGCATCGGCGAGTTCATGCCGCAGGTGACCGCCCTCCTCAATCCCGCCGGCGGCAGCGCCCCCATCGTCTTCGAGAAGGCCAACGCCGCCCTGATCACCGACTCCGTCAGCAACCTCCAGCGCATCGAGACGCTCGTCGCCCGGCTCGACCAGCCGATCCTGTCCTCCGTCCAACCGAAGTTCTACCCGCTCACCTTCGCCAAGGCCAGCGACGTGGTGAACAAGATCCGCGCCCTCTTCTCCGGTCCGCTGCAAAGCCAGATCGGCACCGCGACGACCTTCAACGCCGACGACCGCACCAACCAGATCATCCTCGTCTCCGACCCACGCCAGCACGGTTTCTTTGACGAGCTGATCGGCAAACTCGACGTCAAATCCGACCCGAACACCCGCAACGAGGTCATCTACCTCAAGCACGCGGTCGCCAAGGACGTCGCCCAGATCCTCAGCCAGCTGGTGAGCGGCCAGAACAACGCCGCCCGCTCCGCCGGCACCGATGCCTCCCGCCCGCTCACCGGCGCCGCGCAGGCGCCGGGTGCGCAGCCGGCACCGGCCGCGCCGACCCCGGCCCCCGTGGCCGTCACCGCCAACACCGTCAATCTCTCCTCGCTGGGCCTCGAGGCCGGTTCCTCCAACCAGTTCAGCTCGCTGCTCACCATCCTCTCCGAGGAGCGCAGCAACTCGATCGTGGTCTCGGGCACGGTGGACGACGTGCGCCTCATCAACGAGCTCGTCACCAAGATCGACGTGCTGCTCGCCCAGGTGCGGATCGAGGTCGTCATCGCCGAGGTCACCCTCAACGACAACGCCAGCTCCGGCATCAGCGAGCTCGGCCTTCAGGTCACCGACGGCAAGCTCGTGGGCTTTAGTTCCGCCGGCGCCGGCTACAACATCAGCAACGCCACCTTCTCGGCCGGCACCACTGACCTGACGGCCGCCATCGGCCTCTCGACCACTCCGCGCAAGACCAACGCCGTGATCCTTTCGCAGCCCAACATCATGACCACCCATAACCGCAAGGGTGAGATCTTCGTGGGCGAGTCCCGCCCGACCATCAGCAGCTACATCAACGACAACACCACGACGGCCGGCGGCGTCGGCGGCTACCGCAGCACGGTGGGCCAGCAGGAAATCGGCATCGAGCTCATCGTCACGCCGCTCATCGGCACCGACGGCTCGGTCCAGCTCGAGATTGAGCAGAACGTGGACGACGTGCTCGGTGAAATCGAGATCGACGGCAACCCGCAGCCCCGCGTCGGCAAGCGCAACACCAAGTCGTTTGTCAGCGCCCGCAGCGGCGAGATCATCGTGGTGGGCGGCCTGCAACGCACTTCCCAGACCAAGCGCACCAACCGGCTCGGGCCCATCCCGATCCTCGGCGACCTCTTCGGCAGCCGCACCCGGGAGAACGCCCGCACCGACCTCGTGTTTTTCCTGCGCCCGACCGTGCTGACCAACACCTCCGCCGACGGCGCCGCCGCCATCGAACAGGTGGAAAAATTCCCCAAGGCCCAGCGCGAAAAGGTCCGGGAAGCCCTCGACCTCAGCCCGCCCAAGTCGTGA
- a CDS encoding formylglycine-generating enzyme family protein: MSTVAMRIRALGLDVLCILAAANAFGDFGPTQENTGPVPAHAPAGMVWIPGGEFSMGCKDPRGDLCGGNEPMTDARPIHRVRVDAFWMDRTEVTNAEFARFVEATGYVTVAERPLRPEDFPGVPRDKLVPGSVVFTPPDHAVQLTNALRWWSYVPGANWRHPTGPESNLAGRENHPVVHIAHEDAETYARWAGKRLPTEAEWEFAARGGRAGEAYPWGNELTPGGRWLANIWEGGFPHANSKADGFADTAPVASFPANGYGLHDVAGNVWEWCSDWYRPDAYAQQARPDSAVTNPAGPAQADSFDPQEPGLAKRVQRGGSYLCTDLYCTRYMLGTRGKGAPDTGSNHLGFRCVRSP, encoded by the coding sequence ATGAGCACTGTGGCCATGCGTATTCGAGCCTTAGGCCTGGACGTGCTGTGCATCCTCGCGGCGGCCAACGCGTTTGGCGACTTCGGCCCGACGCAGGAAAACACCGGCCCGGTCCCGGCCCATGCGCCGGCCGGCATGGTGTGGATTCCGGGCGGGGAATTTTCGATGGGCTGCAAGGACCCGCGCGGCGATCTCTGCGGCGGCAACGAGCCGATGACCGATGCGCGCCCCATCCACCGCGTGCGCGTGGACGCCTTCTGGATGGACCGCACCGAGGTAACCAACGCGGAGTTCGCCCGCTTCGTCGAGGCGACCGGGTATGTGACGGTCGCGGAGCGTCCGCTGCGCCCCGAGGATTTCCCGGGCGTGCCGCGCGACAAGCTCGTTCCCGGCTCGGTTGTGTTCACCCCGCCCGACCACGCCGTGCAGCTCACGAACGCCCTGCGCTGGTGGAGCTACGTGCCCGGCGCCAACTGGCGCCACCCGACCGGACCGGAGAGCAATCTCGCAGGTCGCGAAAATCATCCGGTGGTGCACATCGCCCACGAGGACGCCGAAACCTACGCGCGCTGGGCCGGCAAGCGCCTGCCGACCGAGGCGGAATGGGAATTCGCCGCCCGCGGCGGCCGGGCCGGCGAAGCCTACCCGTGGGGCAACGAACTCACCCCGGGCGGCCGGTGGCTGGCCAACATCTGGGAAGGCGGATTCCCGCACGCCAACTCGAAGGCCGACGGCTTCGCCGACACCGCCCCGGTCGCCTCGTTTCCCGCCAACGGCTACGGCCTGCACGACGTCGCCGGCAATGTCTGGGAATGGTGTAGCGACTGGTATCGGCCCGACGCCTATGCGCAGCAGGCGCGCCCCGATTCCGCCGTGACCAATCCGGCCGGCCCCGCGCAGGCCGACAGTTTCGACCCGCAGGAGCCGGGCCTCGCCAAACGCGTCCAGCGGGGCGGTTCCTACCTTTGCACCGACCTCTACTGCACCCGCTATATGCTGGGCACCCGCGGCAAAGGTGCGCCCGACACGGGCAGCAACCATCTGGGCTTCCGCTGCGTCCGCTCCCCCTGA
- a CDS encoding sugar ABC transporter ATP-binding protein encodes MSFLTFSGITKRFPGVLALDGVGFAVERGTCHALIGENGAGKSTLGKILAGVHTADGGEIRLEGKVIHPTDPLTARELGIAMVHQELAFCPNLSVAENLCLGDLPRRAGFVQRGELRAHARAMLATIGADIDPDAIIGTLSTGREQLVQIAAAVGTGAKVIVMDEPTSSLSAAETADLFKLVRELKSRGITLIYVSHRLEELFALCDNITVLRDGKHVATEKIAETTPHRVVTQMIGRELLIATPNHLAREPGAERLRIEGLSSPGQFSDINLCVRAGEIVGLAGIVGAGRSETVQAVFGLDLQASGKVTVNGKPLPLGSVDAALAAGVGLVPEDRKRQGLVLGLNCRENTALAALPALSRLGWIHRANERSLAAKYTQRLRVKAPSLESITAGLSGGNQQKIALAKWLARSCDVLLIDEPTRGVDVGAKAEIYQLLDELACEGKALLVVSSELPELIGLCRRILVMREGRLAGEVQRADFSEAALMRLMAGVAAA; translated from the coding sequence ATGTCCTTCCTGACTTTCAGCGGGATCACCAAGCGCTTCCCCGGCGTGCTCGCACTCGACGGGGTTGGCTTCGCTGTCGAGCGCGGCACCTGCCACGCCCTCATCGGCGAGAACGGCGCGGGCAAGAGCACGCTCGGCAAGATCCTCGCCGGCGTGCACACCGCTGACGGCGGCGAGATCCGCCTCGAAGGCAAGGTCATCCACCCGACCGATCCGCTTACCGCGCGGGAACTCGGCATTGCGATGGTTCACCAGGAACTCGCGTTCTGCCCCAACCTGAGCGTCGCCGAGAACCTCTGCCTCGGCGACCTGCCCCGCCGCGCGGGTTTCGTCCAGCGCGGCGAGCTGCGGGCCCACGCGCGTGCCATGCTCGCCACCATCGGGGCCGACATTGATCCCGACGCCATCATCGGCACGCTCTCCACCGGCCGCGAACAACTCGTCCAGATCGCCGCCGCCGTGGGCACCGGCGCCAAGGTCATCGTCATGGACGAGCCCACCAGCTCCCTCTCCGCCGCCGAGACCGCCGACCTCTTCAAGCTCGTGCGCGAGCTGAAATCCCGCGGCATCACCCTCATCTATGTCTCGCACCGCCTTGAGGAACTCTTCGCGCTCTGCGACAACATCACCGTCCTGCGCGACGGCAAACACGTCGCCACCGAGAAGATCGCCGAGACCACGCCGCACCGCGTCGTCACCCAGATGATCGGTCGCGAGCTGCTCATCGCCACGCCCAATCACCTCGCCCGCGAACCTGGCGCAGAGCGGTTGCGCATCGAGGGCCTCTCCTCGCCCGGACAATTTTCCGACATCAACCTTTGCGTTCGCGCCGGCGAGATCGTCGGCCTCGCCGGCATCGTCGGCGCCGGCCGCAGCGAGACCGTGCAGGCCGTGTTCGGCCTCGACCTGCAGGCCAGCGGCAAGGTCACCGTCAACGGCAAGCCGCTACCGCTCGGTTCCGTGGACGCCGCGCTCGCCGCCGGGGTCGGCCTCGTGCCCGAGGACCGCAAGCGCCAGGGCCTCGTGCTCGGACTCAACTGCCGCGAGAACACCGCCCTCGCCGCCCTGCCCGCGCTGAGCCGCCTCGGTTGGATCCACCGCGCCAACGAGCGATCGCTCGCCGCGAAATACACGCAGCGCCTGCGCGTGAAGGCGCCCTCGCTCGAATCCATCACCGCCGGCCTCAGCGGCGGCAACCAGCAGAAGATCGCCCTCGCCAAGTGGCTCGCCCGCTCCTGCGACGTGCTGCTCATCGACGAACCCACGCGCGGCGTGGACGTCGGCGCCAAGGCCGAGATCTACCAGCTGCTCGACGAACTCGCCTGCGAGGGCAAAGCCCTGCTGGTCGTCTCCTCCGAATTGCCCGAACTCATCGGCCTCTGCCGCCGCATCCTCGTGATGCGCGAAGGCCGCCTCGCCGGCGAAGTACAGCGCGCCGACTTCAGCGAAGCCGCCCTCATGCGCCTCATGGCCGGCGTCGCCGCCGCCTGA
- a CDS encoding substrate-binding domain-containing protein encodes MKRLLLLAASLAAALTGSAAERELIIGLVAKSQGNPVFQAARVGAEDAAKALSAKHKMKIKIDWRTPNEEDAQKQAEAIEQLVLAGAEGIAVSCSDANKLTDAINRAVDNGVPVATFDSDAPASKRFVTYGVDDIECGKQTMEELAKVMGGKGIVAILAGNQNAPNLQRRVQGAKEVAAKYPGITIRDTYYHKETPQDAAAKVEQVMQANPDITGWAMIGGWPLFTENALKWQPGTVACVSVDALPAQLAYIRSGHVPVLLAQQCYQWGYRSTELLIAKIVEKKNPPAVKEISALIPVTKDTVEEFAKNWDKWLPK; translated from the coding sequence ATGAAACGTCTGCTCCTCCTCGCCGCTTCGCTGGCCGCCGCCCTCACGGGCTCCGCCGCCGAGCGCGAACTCATCATCGGCCTTGTCGCCAAGTCCCAGGGCAACCCGGTCTTCCAGGCCGCCCGCGTCGGTGCCGAGGACGCCGCCAAGGCCCTCAGCGCGAAGCACAAGATGAAGATCAAGATCGACTGGCGCACGCCCAACGAGGAGGACGCCCAGAAGCAGGCCGAGGCCATCGAGCAGCTCGTGCTCGCCGGCGCCGAGGGTATCGCCGTCAGCTGCTCCGACGCCAACAAGCTCACCGACGCCATCAACCGCGCCGTGGACAACGGCGTGCCGGTCGCGACCTTTGACTCCGACGCCCCGGCCTCCAAGCGTTTCGTCACCTACGGCGTGGACGACATTGAGTGCGGCAAGCAAACCATGGAGGAGCTCGCGAAGGTCATGGGCGGCAAGGGCATCGTCGCCATCCTCGCCGGCAACCAGAACGCCCCCAACCTCCAGCGCCGCGTGCAGGGCGCCAAGGAAGTCGCCGCCAAGTATCCCGGCATCACCATCCGCGACACTTATTACCACAAGGAGACCCCGCAGGACGCCGCCGCCAAGGTCGAGCAAGTCATGCAGGCCAATCCCGACATCACCGGCTGGGCCATGATCGGCGGCTGGCCGCTCTTCACCGAGAACGCCCTCAAGTGGCAGCCCGGCACCGTCGCCTGCGTCTCCGTGGACGCCCTCCCTGCTCAGCTCGCCTACATCCGCAGCGGGCACGTGCCCGTGCTCCTCGCCCAACAGTGCTACCAGTGGGGCTACCGCTCCACCGAGCTCCTCATCGCGAAGATCGTCGAGAAAAAGAATCCCCCGGCCGTGAAGGAGATCAGCGCCCTGATCCCCGTCACCAAGGACACCGTCGAGGAATTCGCCAAGAACTGGGACAAGTGGCTGCCGAAGTGA
- a CDS encoding ABC transporter permease, producing MLSPLRNLFRFQESGLLLVIIVLGILLTAFAGTVRTPVFEIGPDGSRQRVFTTNDAGERIPAFVEKNKFLNAQNLAQLAKDTSFIAIMAVGMSIVIIAGGIDLSVGSIYALASVLGALAFQHFGPTGAAAGTAPWLAVTLGALACVGTAAACGLANGGLIVALRVHPFIITLGAMAILRGIAFVATKGQSVGGFPPLFRDLVRWETSGGLSLVPLGVMLVVLVVGWIFLSRLAAGRRVYAIGGNELASRFSGIRVERVKLGVYFLSGLSAGVAALIALGYYGSASSGDGQGYELNVIAAAVVGGASLTGGRGTALGAVLGALIIQMISSGIVILGIDQNYSQIIIGTVVIAAVVLDNFNTWLAKRRLTQSSAAKH from the coding sequence ATGCTTTCGCCCCTCCGTAACCTTTTCCGCTTTCAGGAAAGCGGTCTGCTGCTGGTCATCATCGTGCTGGGAATTCTGCTCACGGCCTTTGCCGGCACGGTGCGCACCCCGGTCTTCGAGATCGGCCCTGATGGTTCACGGCAGCGTGTGTTCACGACCAACGACGCCGGCGAACGTATCCCGGCCTTCGTCGAGAAAAACAAATTCCTCAACGCCCAAAACCTCGCCCAACTGGCCAAGGACACGAGCTTCATCGCCATCATGGCCGTGGGCATGTCCATCGTGATCATCGCCGGCGGCATCGACCTCTCGGTCGGCTCGATCTACGCGCTGGCCTCGGTGCTCGGAGCGCTGGCGTTTCAGCATTTCGGTCCGACCGGCGCGGCGGCGGGCACGGCGCCGTGGTTGGCCGTGACGCTCGGCGCACTCGCCTGTGTGGGCACCGCGGCAGCCTGCGGTCTGGCCAACGGCGGGCTGATCGTGGCGCTCCGCGTGCATCCGTTCATCATCACGCTCGGGGCGATGGCGATTTTGCGCGGTATCGCCTTCGTCGCCACCAAGGGCCAGTCCGTCGGTGGCTTCCCTCCCCTCTTCCGCGATCTGGTCCGTTGGGAAACCAGCGGCGGCCTCAGCCTCGTGCCGCTCGGCGTGATGCTCGTCGTGCTGGTTGTGGGGTGGATTTTCCTTTCGCGCCTCGCGGCCGGTCGCCGCGTCTATGCCATCGGCGGCAACGAGCTCGCGTCCCGCTTCAGCGGCATCCGCGTGGAGCGAGTGAAGCTCGGCGTCTATTTCCTGTCCGGCCTGTCCGCTGGTGTCGCCGCGCTCATCGCCCTCGGCTACTACGGCAGCGCCAGCTCCGGCGACGGCCAGGGCTACGAGCTCAACGTCATCGCCGCCGCCGTCGTGGGCGGGGCCAGCCTCACGGGCGGACGCGGCACCGCCCTCGGCGCGGTGCTCGGCGCGCTCATCATCCAGATGATTTCCAGCGGCATCGTCATCCTCGGCATCGACCAGAACTACAGCCAGATCATCATCGGCACCGTGGTCATTGCCGCCGTCGTGCTCGACAACTTCAACACCTGGCTCGCCAAGCGCCGGCTCACCCAGTCCTCCGCGGCGAAACATTGA
- the rpsB gene encoding 30S ribosomal protein S2: MNVTPKDLLDAGVHLGHQTKRWNPRSKPYVFDHRQGITIIDLEKTHAQLAKACAFIENLVAHGDDVLLVGTKRQAQELIREAAAATGMPYVTTRWMGGTLTNFETIKKSLAKFKKYQTMDANGDLAKLPSKEESAIRREMARMTRNFDGIAGISGLPRAMFVIDVSYEEIAVREAARVGIPSIGLVDTNSDPTLLTYPIPGNDDATKSVRIIVETIVAAIQAGLAHRESRRATPAENQAAAATGEVDLDKVAIPAGIKEVVEEKPVAKKRPARSATKKSAVTTDEV; encoded by the coding sequence ATGAACGTCACTCCCAAAGACCTCCTCGATGCCGGCGTCCACCTCGGTCACCAGACCAAGCGCTGGAACCCCCGCTCGAAGCCCTACGTGTTCGACCACCGCCAGGGCATCACCATCATCGACCTCGAGAAGACCCACGCGCAGCTGGCGAAGGCCTGCGCCTTCATCGAGAACCTCGTTGCCCACGGCGACGACGTGCTGCTCGTCGGCACCAAGCGCCAGGCCCAGGAGCTCATCCGCGAGGCCGCCGCCGCCACCGGCATGCCCTACGTGACCACCCGCTGGATGGGCGGCACGCTCACCAATTTCGAGACCATCAAGAAGTCCCTCGCGAAGTTTAAGAAATACCAGACGATGGACGCCAACGGCGACCTCGCCAAGCTCCCCTCCAAGGAAGAGTCCGCCATCCGCCGCGAGATGGCCCGCATGACCCGCAACTTCGACGGCATCGCCGGCATCAGCGGCCTGCCCCGCGCGATGTTCGTGATCGACGTCAGCTACGAGGAGATCGCCGTCCGCGAGGCCGCCCGCGTGGGCATCCCGTCCATCGGTCTCGTCGACACCAATTCCGACCCGACTCTCCTGACCTACCCGATCCCGGGCAACGACGACGCCACCAAGTCGGTGCGCATCATCGTTGAGACCATCGTGGCCGCCATCCAGGCCGGCCTCGCCCACCGCGAGAGCCGCCGCGCCACCCCGGCCGAGAACCAGGCCGCCGCCGCCACCGGCGAGGTCGACCTCGACAAGGTCGCCATCCCGGCCGGCATCAAGGAAGTGGTCGAGGAGAAGCCCGTCGCCAAGAAGCGCCCGGCCCGCTCCGCCACCAAGAAGTCCGCCGTCACCACCGACGAGGTCTGA
- a CDS encoding translation elongation factor Ts has protein sequence MSTVTTAMISELREKTGAGLLDVKKALDEAKGNMEEAVTILRKKLGNKIDKLASRATKEGLVHAYIHVGGKVGVLLEVNCETDFVAKNEDFKAFCQDVCLQIAAASPLYVRREEVPEADLAKERDIAAAQMAGKPAAAIQKIVEGKLEKFYSQVCLLDQPFVKDPEGKKTIKDLLTEKVGVMGENMGIRRFTRYQLGA, from the coding sequence ATGTCCACTGTCACCACCGCCATGATCAGCGAGCTCCGGGAGAAAACCGGAGCCGGTCTGCTCGACGTCAAGAAGGCCCTCGATGAGGCCAAGGGCAACATGGAGGAAGCCGTCACCATCCTCCGCAAGAAGCTCGGCAACAAGATCGACAAGCTCGCCTCCCGCGCCACCAAGGAAGGCCTGGTCCACGCCTACATCCACGTCGGTGGCAAAGTCGGCGTGCTCCTGGAGGTCAACTGCGAGACCGACTTCGTCGCCAAAAACGAAGACTTCAAGGCCTTCTGCCAAGACGTGTGTTTGCAGATCGCCGCTGCCAGCCCGCTCTACGTGCGCCGCGAGGAAGTGCCCGAGGCCGACCTGGCCAAGGAGCGCGATATCGCCGCCGCGCAGATGGCCGGCAAGCCCGCCGCCGCAATCCAGAAGATCGTTGAGGGCAAGCTGGAGAAGTTCTACTCGCAGGTTTGCCTCCTCGACCAGCCCTTCGTGAAGGACCCCGAGGGCAAGAAGACCATTAAGGATCTCCTCACCGAGAAGGTGGGCGTGATGGGCGAGAACATGGGCATTCGCCGCTTCACCCGCTACCAGCTCGGCGCCTGA
- a CDS encoding DUF983 domain-containing protein: MKVTQGQVIARGLTHCCPNCGGGRLFKEGALFQLNDECPDCHLRFEKDDGFFLGAMSLNYGVTLVGFLLPVLLIWYAGWIGGRLAVGLAIGGSLVVPMLLYRSSRSWQLMLYYFFLPQHLPANRGKLEAGEDENI, encoded by the coding sequence ATGAAAGTCACGCAAGGCCAGGTCATCGCCCGCGGGCTCACCCACTGTTGCCCCAACTGTGGCGGTGGCCGCCTCTTCAAGGAGGGCGCACTTTTCCAGCTCAACGACGAGTGTCCCGACTGCCACCTGCGCTTCGAGAAGGACGACGGTTTTTTTCTCGGCGCCATGTCGCTCAACTATGGCGTGACGTTGGTGGGTTTCCTCCTCCCGGTGCTGTTGATCTGGTATGCCGGCTGGATTGGCGGGCGCCTGGCCGTCGGCCTGGCCATCGGCGGATCCTTGGTTGTGCCGATGCTGCTCTACCGTTCCTCGCGGAGCTGGCAGCTGATGCTCTATTATTTCTTTTTGCCCCAGCATCTGCCGGCCAACCGCGGCAAGCTGGAGGCGGGCGAGGACGAGAACATCTGA